In Psychrobacter immobilis, a single genomic region encodes these proteins:
- a CDS encoding porin family protein: protein MNTLQKALIALSVGSLLSVSAQAAVNYAGQPYVGVKAGKFMVDADDLDDPTAYGIYAGYNFDPNFGAEVEYVGSSDTDIDTGTRLLKGEYDLKTYGAYGTYRYQFPNTGLYAKGKLGFAKAEIDASLSDVLGNTVSESDSDSGVAGGIGLGYNFNPSMSVEAEYDYVAEDITLLTLGAHIKF, encoded by the coding sequence ATGAATACTTTACAAAAAGCTTTGATCGCCCTATCAGTTGGCTCTTTATTGAGTGTCAGCGCGCAAGCGGCAGTTAACTATGCAGGTCAGCCGTATGTTGGTGTAAAAGCTGGTAAGTTCATGGTAGATGCTGATGATCTAGATGATCCTACTGCTTATGGTATTTATGCTGGTTATAACTTTGATCCTAACTTTGGTGCTGAAGTTGAATATGTAGGCTCTAGTGACACTGATATTGATACAGGTACCAGACTTCTTAAAGGTGAATATGACCTTAAAACTTATGGTGCTTACGGTACTTACCGTTATCAATTCCCTAATACTGGTTTATATGCCAAAGGTAAGTTAGGGTTTGCTAAAGCTGAGATTGATGCTTCTTTAAGTGACGTACTTGGAAACACTGTTAGTGAAAGCGATAGCGATAGTGGTGTTGCTGGTGGTATTGGTCTGGGTTATAACTTTAACCCTAGCATGAGCGTTGAAGCTGAATATGATTATGTCGCTGAGGATATTACTCTATTGACTTTAGGTGCTCACATTAAGTTTTAA
- a CDS encoding porin family protein: MKTLQKTLLALAAGSLLSMGAQAAVSYGNGYTGQPYVGVKVGQFDLDVNGADKPTAYGVYGGYNFDPNFGIEAEYVGSGDADYYNGDIDAKSYGAYGTYRYQFPNTALYAKGKLGVAKTEIEGNYIVEDSNRKTISNDDTSLAGGVGLGYSVNPNFSVEAEYDMLGSDADLMTVGAQLKF, encoded by the coding sequence ATGAAAACTTTACAAAAAACGTTACTTGCATTAGCAGCTGGTTCTTTATTAAGCATGGGTGCACAAGCTGCCGTATCTTATGGCAACGGTTACACTGGTCAGCCATACGTTGGTGTAAAAGTCGGTCAGTTTGACCTAGATGTAAACGGTGCTGACAAGCCAACCGCTTATGGTGTCTATGGCGGTTACAACTTTGATCCTAACTTTGGTATCGAAGCAGAATATGTAGGTTCAGGCGATGCCGATTATTATAACGGTGATATCGATGCCAAGAGCTATGGCGCGTATGGTACTTATCGTTATCAGTTCCCAAATACTGCGCTATATGCCAAAGGTAAGCTAGGTGTTGCTAAGACTGAAATCGAAGGTAACTATATCGTTGAAGACTCTAATAGAAAAACCATTTCTAACGATGATACCAGCCTTGCTGGTGGTGTAGGCCTTGGTTATTCGGTTAACCCAAACTTCAGTGTTGAAGCTGAATATGACATGTTAGGTAGCGACGCAGATCTTATGACTGTCGGTGCTCAGCTAAAATTCTAA
- a CDS encoding porin family protein, with product MKTLQKTLLALAAGSLLTVGAQAATSYSNGYTGQPYVGVKVGQFDLDIDNADDPTAYGVYGGYNFDQNFGVEAEYVGSDDADYKNGDLDAKTYGAYGTARYQFPNTGLYAKGKLGVAKTEVEGDYTVGPVEVSKSSSDTGLAGGVGLGYSVNPNFGVEAEYSMMDSDVDAKLLTVGAQLKF from the coding sequence ATGAAAACTCTACAAAAAACGCTACTTGCACTAGCAGCTGGTTCTTTGTTAACTGTTGGCGCACAAGCCGCTACTTCTTATAGCAACGGTTACACTGGTCAGCCGTATGTTGGCGTCAAAGTCGGTCAGTTTGATCTAGATATCGACAATGCAGATGATCCAACTGCTTATGGTGTCTACGGTGGTTATAACTTCGATCAAAACTTTGGTGTCGAAGCAGAGTATGTAGGTTCAGATGATGCTGATTACAAAAATGGTGATCTTGATGCCAAAACTTATGGCGCATATGGTACGGCACGCTACCAGTTCCCAAATACTGGCTTATACGCTAAAGGTAAGCTAGGGGTTGCTAAAACTGAAGTAGAAGGTGATTACACCGTTGGTCCAGTTGAAGTTTCGAAATCTAGCAGCGACACAGGTCTTGCTGGTGGTGTAGGTCTTGGTTACTCAGTGAATCCTAACTTTGGTGTCGAAGCTGAATACTCAATGATGGACAGTGATGTCGATGCCAAGCTACTTACTGTTGGCGCTCAGTTGAAGTTCTAA
- a CDS encoding 8-amino-7-oxononanoate synthase yields MTGRITSRLQEALTALKATQQYRQLPNLHHHGQYVISEGKTLLNIASNDYLGLGGDTELQNEFLSQLTLLSVAQIPKMSATSSRLLTGNDAQLQALESELQEWYQTAVGKRDISASKSVLVLNSGYHANLGILPALTALPVKTLILADKLVHASIIDGLRLSQSKLVSYRRYRHNDYEHLATFIEQAAPDIERIIIVTESIFSMDGDRADLCQLVQLKASDARIELYVDEAHAIGVLGHTGLGLAEETQTLADIDYLVGTFGKAFASVGAYIMCDDVVKQWLINRMRPLIFSTALPPINHAWTRFILAKMPMLNNQRAHLARLSTKLSQVIDPRYRVSQNTQHPHYDSPIVPYILGDNASTLAKAQQLQAAGFYALPIRPPTVPANTARIRLVMNAKLTDEDCEQLIQQL; encoded by the coding sequence ATGACTGGACGTATAACTAGCCGCCTACAAGAAGCGCTTACAGCACTCAAAGCCACCCAACAATACCGTCAATTACCCAATCTCCATCATCATGGGCAATACGTTATTAGCGAGGGTAAAACCTTACTCAATATCGCCAGTAACGATTATCTGGGCTTAGGTGGCGACACCGAATTACAAAACGAATTTCTCAGTCAACTAACACTGTTATCAGTCGCACAAATACCTAAAATGAGTGCGACGTCCTCACGCTTGCTCACTGGAAATGATGCACAGCTACAAGCGCTAGAGTCTGAGTTGCAGGAATGGTATCAAACCGCTGTCGGCAAACGTGATATCTCTGCCTCAAAATCGGTGTTGGTATTGAATAGCGGCTATCATGCCAATCTTGGTATATTGCCAGCCCTCACAGCCTTGCCAGTCAAAACACTGATCTTAGCTGACAAGCTGGTACATGCCAGCATTATCGATGGGTTACGTTTAAGCCAAAGCAAACTTGTCAGCTATCGTCGTTATCGTCACAATGATTATGAACATTTAGCGACGTTTATTGAGCAAGCAGCGCCAGACATTGAACGCATCATTATTGTCACTGAGAGCATCTTTAGTATGGATGGTGATCGTGCGGATTTATGTCAACTGGTACAATTAAAGGCTAGCGATGCTCGTATCGAACTGTATGTCGATGAGGCTCATGCAATCGGTGTATTAGGTCATACAGGATTGGGGCTAGCGGAAGAAACACAGACATTGGCTGATATTGACTATTTGGTCGGTACTTTCGGTAAAGCGTTTGCCTCGGTGGGTGCTTATATCATGTGCGATGATGTCGTCAAGCAATGGCTAATTAACCGCATGCGTCCACTAATTTTTAGTACTGCATTACCCCCTATCAATCACGCATGGACGCGATTTATTTTAGCAAAAATGCCAATGCTAAATAATCAACGGGCGCATTTAGCGCGGTTGTCTACCAAGCTTAGTCAAGTCATCGACCCAAGATACCGTGTGTCCCAGAACACCCAGCATCCACACTATGACTCACCGATTGTGCCTTACATCTTGGGTGACAATGCCAGCACGCTTGCCAAAGCACAACAATTGCAAGCAGCAGGTTTTTATGCCCTGCCTATCAGGCCACCCACTGTGCCTGCAAACACCGCTCGTATCCGTTTGGTCATGAACGCCAAGCTGACAGATGAAGACTGCGAACAACTGATACAACAATTATAA
- a CDS encoding methyltransferase domain-containing protein, translating to MKTLATPDNFSTRKQTIARHFANASDYDQHANVQQQVCQYLIDKLTHTEHDSVLEVGAGTGQMTRLLAAHIQSQYWLINELCAEQAATLQSIMPNADIAIGDAETMDFEGEHSLIISANAVQWFDDPLNFVAQSARHLRAGGQLLFNTFTPNNFLQIKTLTDQGLHYPDIIEWRLALISAGFEKIKLSTQRFELPFASPYAVLKHMKLTGVSTNQTQVKANSTQPFVWTKARLQQFESDYWQHFSAQDDAGQPIVHLTYEVLIVSAFKS from the coding sequence ATGAAAACACTCGCCACGCCTGATAACTTTAGCACCAGAAAACAAACCATCGCTCGTCATTTTGCCAATGCCAGCGACTATGATCAGCATGCCAATGTTCAGCAGCAAGTCTGTCAATATTTAATAGACAAACTCACTCACACTGAACACGATAGTGTGCTTGAAGTCGGTGCAGGAACTGGTCAAATGACCCGTCTACTCGCAGCACACATTCAAAGTCAATATTGGCTGATCAATGAATTATGCGCTGAACAAGCGGCTACTTTACAGTCCATAATGCCCAATGCTGACATAGCAATTGGCGATGCTGAAACGATGGACTTTGAGGGTGAGCATAGCTTGATAATCAGTGCCAATGCAGTGCAGTGGTTTGATGACCCCTTAAACTTTGTTGCGCAATCAGCACGCCATTTGCGAGCTGGAGGTCAACTGCTGTTTAACACTTTTACGCCAAATAACTTTTTGCAAATAAAGACTCTAACGGATCAGGGTCTCCACTATCCAGATATCATTGAGTGGCGATTGGCACTGATTAGTGCGGGTTTTGAGAAAATTAAACTGTCCACTCAGCGTTTCGAGTTACCGTTTGCCAGTCCTTATGCTGTCCTAAAACATATGAAATTGACGGGCGTATCGACCAATCAGACACAAGTAAAAGCCAACAGTACCCAGCCCTTTGTATGGACAAAGGCACGCTTGCAACAGTTTGAGTCGGATTATTGGCAACATTTTTCGGCGCAAGATGACGCCGGTCAGCCTATCGTTCATTTGACTTATGAAGTACTGATAGTGAGTGCCTTTAAATCATGA
- the dnaK gene encoding molecular chaperone DnaK: MGKVIGIDLGTTNSCVAVMEGDKVKVIENAEGTRTTPSIVAYKNDEILVGQSAKRQAVTNPNNTLFAIKRLIGRRFDDKVVQKDIGMVPYKIAKADNGDAWVEINGKKLAPPQVSAEILKKMKKTAEDYLGETVTEAVVTVPAYFNDSQRQATKDAGKIAGLDVKRIINEPTAAALAYGMDKKQGDSTVAVYDLGGGTFDVSIIEIADVDGEQQFEVLATNGDTFLGGEDFDSALIDYLVDEFKKDQDVNLKGDSLAMQRLKEAAEKAKIELSSAQSTEVNLPYITADSNGPKHLVVTISRSKLESLTEELVQRTMGPCKIALEDAGIKIGDIDDVILVGGQTRMPLVQQKVQEFFGQEPRKDVNPDEAVAAGAAIQGAVLSGEKTDVLLLDVTPLTLGIETMGGVMTPVIEKNTMIPTKKSQVFSTAEDNQPAVTIQVYQGERKIANQNKQLGRFDLTDIPPAPRGLPQIEVTFDINADGIMNISATDKGTGKAQSIQIKADSGLTDEEIEQMVRDAEANAAEDEKFANLAQVRNEADGRIHAVQKALKDAEDKVTAEEKSTVEAAITELEAVMKEDDHDDIKAKLEALDNAFLPVSQKIYADAGAGSEGMDPSQFQQGADNAADSNQADDDVVDAEFTEVDEDKK; this comes from the coding sequence ATGGGTAAAGTAATTGGTATTGATTTAGGTACGACTAACTCGTGTGTCGCAGTGATGGAAGGTGACAAAGTCAAAGTCATCGAAAATGCTGAAGGTACTCGTACAACGCCATCTATCGTTGCTTATAAAAACGATGAAATTTTGGTGGGTCAGTCAGCCAAACGTCAAGCGGTCACCAATCCAAACAACACGTTGTTTGCGATTAAGCGTTTGATTGGTCGTCGTTTTGATGACAAAGTCGTGCAAAAAGACATCGGCATGGTACCTTACAAAATCGCCAAAGCGGATAACGGTGATGCATGGGTAGAAATTAACGGTAAAAAATTAGCACCACCACAGGTTTCTGCTGAAATCTTGAAAAAAATGAAAAAAACAGCAGAAGACTATCTTGGTGAAACTGTTACTGAAGCGGTTGTAACCGTACCAGCTTATTTTAATGACTCACAACGTCAAGCAACAAAAGACGCGGGTAAAATTGCAGGTCTTGATGTAAAACGTATCATCAACGAACCAACAGCTGCGGCTCTTGCGTACGGTATGGACAAGAAGCAAGGCGATAGCACGGTTGCTGTTTATGACTTGGGTGGTGGTACTTTTGACGTATCAATCATCGAAATCGCTGACGTTGATGGCGAGCAGCAGTTTGAAGTTTTAGCAACCAATGGTGATACATTCCTTGGTGGTGAAGACTTTGACTCAGCATTGATTGATTATTTGGTTGATGAGTTCAAAAAAGACCAAGATGTCAATTTGAAAGGTGACTCATTGGCGATGCAGCGTCTAAAAGAAGCGGCAGAAAAAGCGAAAATTGAGTTATCAAGTGCCCAAAGTACTGAAGTGAACTTGCCTTATATTACTGCAGACAGCAATGGTCCTAAGCATTTGGTGGTCACTATCAGTCGCTCAAAACTTGAGAGCTTAACTGAAGAGTTGGTACAACGTACCATGGGTCCTTGTAAGATTGCGCTTGAAGATGCTGGCATAAAAATTGGTGACATCGATGATGTTATCTTAGTTGGTGGTCAGACTCGTATGCCACTGGTACAGCAAAAAGTACAAGAGTTCTTCGGTCAGGAGCCACGTAAAGATGTGAACCCTGATGAAGCAGTAGCGGCAGGGGCTGCGATTCAAGGCGCGGTATTGTCTGGTGAAAAAACAGACGTATTGCTACTTGATGTGACGCCACTAACGCTTGGTATCGAAACGATGGGTGGTGTCATGACACCAGTTATTGAGAAAAACACCATGATTCCTACTAAGAAATCACAGGTATTCTCAACGGCTGAAGACAACCAACCAGCTGTGACCATCCAGGTTTATCAAGGTGAGCGCAAAATCGCTAACCAAAATAAACAGCTTGGTCGTTTTGATTTGACGGATATTCCACCAGCACCACGTGGTCTACCGCAAATTGAAGTTACTTTTGACATCAATGCTGACGGTATCATGAATATCTCAGCAACTGACAAAGGTACGGGTAAAGCGCAAAGCATCCAGATCAAAGCAGATTCTGGCTTGACGGATGAAGAAATCGAGCAAATGGTTCGTGATGCAGAAGCCAATGCTGCAGAAGACGAAAAATTCGCTAACTTAGCGCAAGTTCGTAACGAAGCAGATGGTCGTATTCATGCGGTACAAAAAGCGTTAAAAGATGCTGAAGATAAGGTAACTGCTGAAGAAAAATCAACAGTAGAAGCTGCTATCACTGAGCTTGAAGCGGTGATGAAAGAAGATGATCATGATGACATCAAAGCCAAGCTTGAAGCATTAGACAATGCCTTCTTGCCAGTTAGTCAGAAGATTTATGCTGATGCAGGCGCAGGTAGCGAGGGCATGGATCCAAGCCAGTTCCAACAAGGCGCGGACAATGCAGCAGATAGCAACCAAGCTGATGATGACGTCGTTGATGCTGAGTTTACTGAAGTAGACGAAGACAAAAAATAA
- the grpE gene encoding nucleotide exchange factor GrpE yields MSEQNTNHESPEQNVAHDNIEHSDSILEETMKEFDPKHNSGEEMTIENEIDLDTFKARIAELEGEVKQAKEVTARANAEAYNAQKRMEQEADKSKRFALQKFAKELLEVVDNLERAIESAYADDPVTEGVRLTHKALLDVLNKNGVEMVDPQGEKFNADLHEAVGIDEEAEADTVGTVLQKGYSLNGRLLRPAMVRVGQ; encoded by the coding sequence ATGAGCGAGCAAAATACCAACCACGAATCGCCTGAGCAAAATGTGGCGCATGACAATATTGAACACAGTGACAGTATTTTAGAAGAAACCATGAAAGAGTTTGATCCAAAGCATAACTCAGGTGAAGAGATGACCATCGAAAATGAAATCGATCTCGACACCTTTAAAGCGCGCATCGCTGAGCTAGAAGGTGAAGTGAAGCAAGCTAAAGAAGTCACCGCCCGTGCCAATGCCGAAGCTTACAATGCACAAAAACGCATGGAGCAAGAGGCGGATAAGAGCAAGCGTTTTGCCTTGCAGAAATTTGCCAAAGAGCTATTAGAAGTGGTCGATAATTTAGAACGCGCCATCGAAAGCGCCTATGCCGATGACCCTGTTACAGAAGGGGTGAGACTGACGCACAAAGCGTTATTGGACGTATTAAATAAGAACGGCGTCGAAATGGTTGACCCACAAGGCGAGAAATTCAACGCGGATTTGCATGAAGCGGTGGGTATCGATGAAGAAGCAGAGGCTGATACTGTCGGTACTGTATTACAAAAAGGTTATAGCTTGAACGGTCGTTTATTACGCCCAGCCATGGTACGTGTTGGGCAGTAG
- a CDS encoding alpha/beta hydrolase — MSKSTVLSINVLLNKALMTIKLASTDRIDNGIKEENGTQENRLTVKQKVLSYNPLTTCQPHTLHYAMKGVGYLPTPLLESLVGYLKGPTSKQYLHADAHLRLILAVNSKLKTPLELTPMHELRERFAADAVAMQAPYVWQQTSDNVIGNMKRFTKKNQKLVHWEDKVIANADDGDMTIRCYQSAASSHGLGFKKADTHNSDETVLLYFHGGGFCIGDVNTHHEFCHAVCEQTGWPIVSVDYRLAPEHPAPAALKDCLTAYAWLAEHCHTLGALPSRIVLAGDSAGGGLSTLIAQQLTALSQIAWSDLGIAGQKMFDLLERLPKPLAQMPLYPVTDIETDYPSWELYGEGLLLDHADVAVFDAACLDNSALPRQHILNCPMLGDNSKVCPTYIVAAELDVLRDEAFAYAKKLKVHGVAVETHTILGAPHGFIHFMSIHQGIGQATDDIIKGFASFVRDVINTQSQLAA, encoded by the coding sequence ATGTCTAAATCAACCGTGTTATCAATCAATGTGCTATTAAATAAAGCGCTGATGACGATAAAGCTCGCATCAACAGATCGTATAGATAATGGTATAAAAGAAGAAAATGGCACTCAAGAGAATCGTTTGACCGTCAAACAAAAAGTACTTAGCTATAACCCGTTGACGACTTGCCAGCCGCATACCTTGCACTATGCCATGAAAGGAGTCGGCTATCTGCCAACGCCACTATTAGAGAGCTTGGTTGGTTATTTGAAAGGACCGACCTCAAAACAATACCTGCACGCCGATGCTCACCTGCGTTTGATTCTCGCGGTGAATAGTAAACTTAAAACGCCTCTTGAGCTGACACCAATGCATGAGCTGCGCGAAAGGTTCGCCGCTGACGCCGTGGCGATGCAAGCGCCGTACGTATGGCAGCAAACAAGTGACAATGTCATCGGCAACATGAAACGATTTACGAAAAAAAATCAGAAGCTTGTGCATTGGGAAGACAAAGTGATTGCCAATGCTGATGATGGCGATATGACCATTCGCTGTTATCAATCAGCCGCGAGCTCTCATGGCTTAGGGTTCAAAAAAGCGGATACTCATAATTCTGATGAAACAGTGCTGTTATATTTTCATGGAGGTGGATTTTGTATTGGTGATGTCAATACCCATCATGAATTTTGCCACGCGGTTTGTGAGCAAACGGGCTGGCCGATAGTCAGTGTTGATTATCGCTTAGCACCTGAGCATCCAGCACCAGCGGCATTAAAAGATTGTCTCACTGCCTACGCTTGGCTGGCGGAGCACTGCCATACCTTAGGCGCTTTACCCTCGCGAATCGTGCTAGCAGGCGATAGTGCTGGCGGCGGATTGTCCACTTTGATTGCTCAACAACTCACTGCGCTCTCGCAAATCGCATGGTCAGATCTGGGTATTGCAGGTCAAAAAATGTTCGATTTATTAGAGCGCTTACCAAAGCCGCTTGCACAAATGCCTTTATATCCTGTGACGGATATCGAAACGGATTATCCAAGTTGGGAGTTATATGGCGAGGGATTATTATTGGATCATGCCGATGTGGCTGTATTTGATGCTGCTTGTTTAGATAACAGCGCCTTGCCACGCCAGCATATCCTTAACTGTCCGATGCTTGGTGATAATAGTAAAGTATGCCCGACTTATATTGTCGCCGCAGAATTAGACGTATTACGTGATGAAGCATTTGCTTATGCAAAGAAATTAAAGGTGCATGGTGTAGCAGTCGAGACTCATACCATTCTTGGTGCGCCGCATGGTTTTATTCATTTTATGAGTATTCATCAAGGTATCGGACAAGCAACAGATGATATTATTAAAGGGTTTGCGAGCTTTGTGCGTGACGTTATCAATACCCAGTCACAATTAGCGGCATAG
- a CDS encoding metallophosphoesterase: protein MRYAFFITIFVLLQLFSVGAALSVQWWLQPWQTAGLQTSVWVIVFVITNGLLLLSVNRAFKNSYRWISGWMLVMHFMLLTALVTSLFYGGYWLVTSLTGDVLATPATVDFGLRILALAIFIGLFFYALYSAYAPVVRELSIDIDKPLAKPLRIAVASDLHIGRLFGSGAIDRLHYLIVQHKADILLMPGDIMDDNIQAFTDYNMAKNLAELCKSLPYGVYVTLGNHDLYGHEQPIVQALRATGVQLLNDEVIGIEHEGQPIWLVGRFDNHKRQRVATTDLLAQVNTTQPVILLDHRPSDIAEHSQLPIDLQVSGHTHNGQIFPANFIVSAINRLGYGYEAIGKGHFVVSSGYGFWGIPFRLGSRSEIWLITVNGHVGDNV from the coding sequence ATGCGCTACGCATTTTTTATCACCATTTTTGTGCTATTGCAGCTCTTTAGTGTCGGTGCAGCTCTAAGCGTGCAATGGTGGTTACAGCCTTGGCAGACAGCAGGTTTGCAAACTTCGGTATGGGTCATCGTATTCGTTATTACCAACGGTTTGCTGCTACTCAGTGTCAATAGAGCATTTAAAAATAGCTATCGCTGGATCAGTGGTTGGATGTTAGTCATGCATTTCATGCTATTGACGGCTTTAGTTACCAGCCTATTTTATGGTGGATATTGGTTGGTCACATCGCTAACTGGTGATGTACTCGCTACACCGGCTACCGTCGATTTTGGGTTGCGAATATTGGCGTTGGCAATATTTATCGGGTTGTTTTTCTATGCCCTATACAGTGCTTATGCGCCTGTGGTACGTGAGTTATCTATTGATATTGATAAACCTTTGGCTAAGCCATTACGTATTGCGGTCGCTAGCGACTTACATATCGGACGATTATTTGGTAGCGGCGCAATAGATAGGCTGCATTATCTTATTGTGCAGCATAAAGCAGACATACTGCTGATGCCGGGCGATATCATGGATGACAATATACAGGCATTTACTGATTATAATATGGCAAAAAACTTGGCGGAGTTATGCAAAAGTCTGCCATATGGGGTCTATGTGACTTTAGGTAATCATGATTTATACGGGCACGAGCAGCCGATTGTCCAAGCGTTGCGTGCTACTGGCGTGCAGTTATTAAATGACGAAGTAATCGGTATCGAGCATGAAGGTCAACCAATCTGGCTGGTTGGGCGTTTTGATAACCATAAAAGACAGCGGGTAGCCACAACCGATCTACTGGCTCAAGTTAATACTACACAGCCAGTGATACTGCTAGATCATAGACCGAGTGATATTGCTGAGCACAGCCAGCTACCGATTGATTTACAGGTATCAGGGCATACCCATAACGGTCAAATATTCCCCGCCAACTTCATTGTCAGTGCCATCAACCGCTTGGGTTATGGCTATGAAGCCATTGGCAAAGGACACTTTGTGGTGTCATCTGGTTACGGCTTTTGGGGCATTCCATTTCGCTTGGGTTCGCGCTCAGAGATTTGGCTGATCACTGTGAATGGTCATGTTGGAGATAACGTTTAA
- a CDS encoding metallophosphoesterase, translating to MTTVLIYWLIKPKTTAAKAVLIAAVFIINNSALIYGLTEFWGERFHVYLVVSILQGFMLYAGLITAVVALFVYQLFKRKSRPILLRTFAITVYVAIVSLAVFNAYSPVVHRLTVTIDKPLAKPMDIALVSDTHLGRWFGNRQIKKMVSLIDAQHPDVLVIAGDIMNDNTIAYDNTNMHEQLLKLKAPLGVYATLGNHDYFGYDQQITQAVEEAGIKALDNESVLLDDSVWLVGRSDDIDRTRLSAEELLTQVDTEKPVIFLEHRPSAMDEVSALPVDLHLSGHTHGGQIFPLTLLMDWLTPLSYGSKKIADTQFLVTSGYGIGPVPFRLGTRSEIWIITLQSGV from the coding sequence ATGACCACCGTTCTTATTTACTGGTTAATAAAGCCAAAAACGACTGCCGCCAAAGCTGTGCTGATAGCTGCTGTCTTTATTATTAATAATAGTGCTCTCATTTATGGTTTGACTGAGTTTTGGGGTGAGCGCTTCCACGTTTATCTGGTCGTTAGTATTTTGCAAGGTTTTATGCTTTATGCGGGTTTGATAACCGCTGTAGTTGCGCTATTCGTTTATCAGCTCTTTAAGCGGAAATCTCGTCCAATACTCTTGCGCACCTTTGCCATTACAGTTTATGTCGCCATTGTTAGCTTAGCGGTATTTAATGCTTATTCACCTGTCGTACATCGTCTAACTGTTACGATTGACAAACCGCTGGCTAAACCAATGGATATCGCGCTTGTCTCTGATACGCATCTGGGTAGATGGTTTGGCAATCGACAGATAAAGAAAATGGTAAGCCTTATCGATGCGCAACATCCTGATGTCTTGGTTATCGCTGGTGACATTATGAATGATAATACGATTGCTTACGATAATACCAATATGCATGAGCAGCTATTAAAGCTAAAGGCACCGCTTGGCGTCTATGCGACTTTAGGCAATCACGATTATTTCGGTTATGACCAGCAGATTACACAGGCGGTGGAAGAGGCGGGCATCAAAGCGCTTGATAATGAGAGTGTGCTATTAGATGATTCAGTATGGCTGGTGGGGCGCTCAGATGATATTGATCGTACCAGATTGTCAGCCGAGGAATTATTAACGCAAGTAGACACAGAAAAACCAGTGATATTTTTGGAACATCGTCCTAGCGCGATGGATGAGGTCAGCGCCCTGCCAGTCGATTTGCATCTGTCTGGGCATACCCATGGTGGGCAGATATTTCCACTAACGCTATTGATGGATTGGTTGACACCGTTAAGCTATGGCAGCAAAAAAATAGCCGATACGCAGTTTTTGGTGACCTCTGGTTATGGCATTGGTCCCGTACCATTTAGACTGGGTACGCGTTCTGAGATTTGGATAATTACGTTGCAGTCTGGTGTATGA
- a CDS encoding thiol-disulfide oxidoreductase DCC family protein — protein sequence MIIQNHINSYREQANLSITMYYDDACVICSTEAHNMKKRQPEKIHLVPVDEGVDELAAAGFSRKDAMTYMCMQDSYGNWYTHMDAVRLLYRTGGVKWSPLLFLPVVKQLGDFAYPYVARNRYRIPNWVTKLLYGKAVMQACDNGVCKIAPDKR from the coding sequence AGAGAGCAAGCGAATTTGTCCATTACCATGTACTACGATGATGCGTGCGTGATATGCAGCACCGAGGCGCATAATATGAAAAAACGTCAACCGGAAAAGATACACTTAGTTCCTGTAGACGAGGGGGTTGATGAGTTGGCGGCCGCAGGATTTAGCCGTAAGGATGCGATGACTTATATGTGTATGCAAGACAGCTACGGCAATTGGTACACGCATATGGATGCCGTACGACTGCTCTACAGGACGGGCGGCGTTAAATGGTCACCGTTATTGTTTTTGCCAGTGGTCAAGCAACTTGGCGACTTCGCTTATCCGTATGTCGCGCGCAATCGATATAGAATCCCAAATTGGGTGACAAAGTTGCTCTATGGCAAAGCGGTGATGCAAGCTTGTGACAATGGCGTCTGTAAAATAGCACCAGATAAACGTTAA